The region GTCAACACCGCGTTAAAGGCATTCACCGCCGGGCCAGGCAAACTGGATTGCACATCCACTCGGGCCACCTCGATGCCGAGGCCAAGACCGGTGGCTTTCAGGTCGGCCAAGCGCTGATTGATGCCTTGCACCAGGTCGCCTCGCAAGCGTTCGCGGCGCTCGGCAGCCTGGTTATCGGCGCCAATCAGTTCGGGGCGTGCGACCAGAATGGTGTCCAGATCGCGGGCGGCGGTGAGCGCCACAGCGCTGCGTGTAACCAACCGATCCAGCGCGGGCACTACATGTTCGCCCTGAAGCACGAACGCGTAGGGCTCGGTGACCTTGTAAAAGACCCGCACATCGAGTTGCACAACGCCGGCATCCCCGGTCAGCAAATAACCAGAGCCGGCCAACGCGTCACTCAAAGGTGTGGCAAACGTGGCGACCCGATCAGCTTGCAGAGCGACGTCGCTGCGCAGCAGGTTTTCGACCCGACGCTCGATCACTCGCTCCGCCGACGGCAGCAAAATCACCTGCTCGAACGGTTGCGGCCAAGCCAGCAGTAAACCCGCATTTTGAATACGGTCCAGCGCACCGAAGTGCAAAACCACCGCGCGATTTTGCGGGTCGATTTGCCGAACATTGGAGAACGCCCACGCCAAAGCGGCCAATACAGTGACCGCGTAAAGCCCTAGAAAAGCCAAACGCCCAGCCTGAATCCAGGGGCTACTGAACTCGTTTGTTCCACGTGGAACTACATTCATGGCTGCGATCCGGACTTGTTATCCAGACTCGGCGGTCCGTCAACCAAGACGCGAAACGGCGCCGCGTCGGTGCGCAGGATCAGTTTGGTGTCTGGCGTAACGAGGGTGCCCAGGGTGTCGAGAGAACGCAGCAGGTTATAAAGCTGCGGCGAGCCAGCATAGGCACGCCCGTAAATTTGAGCCGCTTCGACGCGAGATTGGGCTTCGATGTCAGCGGCCTTAATCGTGGCGTCGGCCTGAACGATTCGCGCGTCACGCTCGGCGGCGGAGCGGATTTGCGCCGCCTCACGCTTGCCAATCGCGGTGCGTTCGGTGGCGATTGTTTCACGCTCAGCGCGCATACGGTCGACGGTGGCGGTGAGCGTCACCGAGGGCAACGTCAGGCGCTCGATACCGACTTGCAGCACTCGCACGCCATAGGTGTCCAGTAACTGCTGATCGATTTGCTGACGTAACTGCGCTTCGAAATCAGCAATGTGTACCTGATTGGCGTCGGTATTGACCAGGTTAGCCAAGTCAAAACTACTGGCGGTGGTTTCCAGCGCCGAGCCGACAAAGGTCCGAATCTGCCGCGCAGCTTCATCCGGCTGGTTCTGCACAGCGCGCATGAAACGCTGCACGTTGTCCGGATCGGCCTGAACCTGCCACGCCACGTAAGCCTGAACGATGATGCGCAATCCGTCTCGGGTGCCGACGTCTTGCAAACCGCTGGAGGTGGTGCGAAGCCTTAAGTCCACCGGGATTGCCGCTTCGAACGGCGCCGGCCAGCGCCAACTCAGCCCCGGCGCCAGAAGGACCCGCGACGGGTTACCGAAACGGGTAATCACCGTGGCCTCCCCTGAGCGCACTTGCACCAGGCTCGCCGCCGCCACGGCAAACGCCACCAGCAACGCGGCCCACCCCATGCGCCGCCATGGGAAAGGACCCGCTATTTGCGGATCGCCATGATGGTGATGACCGTGGTGATGCCCGCCGTGACCGTGATCGTGGCCCGTGTGGTCATCATGTTCGTGTGTAGGCGACTGGCTCAATTGGCAGCTCCTGGCTGAGCGGTTTTACGCAGCGGCGCAGGGTCAGCCGGCAACGTGAACGTGCGGAGGTCAATGGTCGGCGCGTTGCTGCTGCCGCCCAGGCGATGGTCGAGCACCAGCAACTTGGCGCTGGCCAAGCCCTGGGTCAGTTGACTGAGGTATTGCTCCAGCACGAAGGCCTGCCCCGCACGGGCGTAAGCTTTTCGCTCAGCCGTGAATTTCAGATCGGCCGCTTGGGCCTCCGCGTTGATTTCGTGAGCGCGGGCAGTCGCCTGATCACGGGCGACGCTGGCCTGCAACTGCGCCTGGTTGGTGGCTTCTGCCGCCGCACCGCGTTCCCGCGCGATCAGCGCTTGAGCACCAATCTGCGCAGCCTGAACCGCGTGATACGCATTGGCAGCGCCGGCCGGCGGATGAATCGCTTCGACCACCGTGGCGAGAATTTCCACCCCACTGTCGAGTGTCTTCAGATCAGCCTGCACCGCCTTGCCGATTTTTTCACCGAGCCCCACCCGGTCCTCACCCAGCAAACCGTCCAGGGTTCGCGAGGCAAAGTCATGCACCAGAATCCGGCTGGCCGTGCTGCGTATCAGCGTTGGGACATCGGCACTGCTGTAAGTCGCGGCCAACGCGTCCCGGTCGCTCAAGCCAATGCGATAGACAAAACGCACGTCCATATTGACGATCTGGAAGCTCTGCTTATCGGCACGGCTGCTGGCAATGACTTGAGATTTGTCATTCACGTGGCTCGCGTCCCACAAGCGATTGGCAATTGCCGGGGCAGGGCCTTCGGCAGGCTCGGCGAGCACTGGCACCGACGTCTCACCGACGCTGGTAGCAAGCTCATGGACCACACCGTTTTCGACACTCAAAACTCGCCCCAACGGCCACGGCAAACCCACATGCAAGCCCGGCCCGAACACCGCCACCGGTTCGCCAAAACGCTCGTAGATACCTCGTCCTTGAAGGGGGATCTCATGCACACCGGTCAGCGACCAGCCGATCAGCGCCACTGCCGCCAGCACCGGCAAAAACGCCCGACGCATATACGTGAAGGCCCAAATCTGCCGCAGGTCGATGCCGAAGCGGTTGTGCAATTCATGCTGCAACGCCAGCAAGGGTTGTGGCGGCCAGCGCAGCACATCGGCGACGAAGCTTCGCGCCAGCAAGGTGGGCTCAACAGTTTCGCGCGGCGCACTGAACAGCGATAACGCGGCGCGCAGCAGCAACTCGGCCGCCACCAACCCCGGCAGCAAACCAATCAGCACCGCCAGCCTCACCGGCCATACCGAGGTTTCGCTGGCAAACAATAAGCACAGAGCGCTCAACACCAGGCAAATGATTGCCACGCGGGTCAGTTGCGCCAGCGGCGCTGCTTCCGGCCATTGGCTTGTGTTTTCCTGGGCCAGTTGACGCTCCAGCACCAGCAAGCCGAAAGCCAAGAGCAGGGACAACACGGCACCGACACTCGCCGCCAAGCCCTGCGCGACAGGGTTCAAGCTCAGGTTCCAGACTTGCATGATGCTGAACAACGTCAACAGCGCCCAACCAGCCAACCAGAATGTCGGCGCGCCAATCTGCGCCAGCAGATGCACCCAGCGCTGCCCAATCCGGTCCAGCATCCGCTCGTACCCACTCACGGGTTCAACCCGTTCGCTCTCTACGACCTCTGGCACCGCTACCGTCGGATGCAGCGCCCTCACCCGCCATTGCGTGACCCACCATGCAGATTGCAGGCCGGCGACCAACACCAATAAAGCGGCGCTTTGATTAACCAGCAACGCCCCCCAAAGCGACTGCGGCGCAAACAGCGCAACAAAAACCGCCAGCACCAGCCCGACCGCCGACAAGGCACTCAAGCCGATAGCGAACTGCCGTAAGCGCCGCCCGTGAAAGAGCGCCTGCTGAAAACGCGGCAACCCGGCTATTGGCGTTTCATCGGCATCTAGATCGACTTGCATATCACCCCAGTGTTTTACGTTGCGGACATCACTACCCATCACAACTCGTTACGATATAACGAAAGTGGTGAAATTTCTGTTCTAGATCGCGCGGCCATCCGCACATCGGGGGGTGATCCGCGCCGGCGAGGGGTTAAGTGACGATAGTCGAGTTTCTTGATCGGATCGTCCACGTGTCGGCAGTCAAGCCGCAAGAGCACGGCAACTGACGCTCACCACGCAGGGCGCCAGCTCCAAGTTGCGTTCAAACATTCCCCATGCCAGTGGCTCGCCCGAAGACATCGATAAAAACCTATGAAGCGGCTGCGTTGCGTTACGCCACACTACGCAGTCTTGGGATATAAACACGCAAGCCGACAAGAACAATAAGGCTAGACGTTACAACGTAGACACTATTTAAAATCATCCCCTTCAACGGGTTATTTCTGTTAATGCCCCTACTAAGGAGCCGAACAATCAACAACGATATAAAAAGACAATGTTTATATAAATGCCCAGATTAGCGTTCACAACGACGCGGCATTCGATCTACAGCGGCAAATGTTCTAAAGGCAACGCCCCAGGCGCCTTTACCGTGTGAATTGCAAAGTTGCTGCGGATATCGCTCACCCCTGGCAGTTTCAGCAGTTGACCGGTGAGAAAGCGGTCATAAGCGCGCAGGTCCGGCACCACCACCTGCAGCAAAAAATCCGATTCCCCAGACACCAGAAACGCCGAAATCACTTCCGGCAACGACGTCACTGCCCGGCGAAAAGCTTCAGCCTGTTCATCGTTGTGGCGCTCGACCCTGACCCCGACAAACACCGTTAGCCCAAGCCCGACTTCATCGCGGTCGAGGTTGGCCTGGTAACCGCGAATCACCCCGGCCTCTTCGAGCATCCTGACCCGGCGTAAACACGGCGAGGCGGACAGTCCGATCTCGTCCGCCAGTTGCACGTTGCTCAGACGACCGTCGCGTTGCAGGGCGGCGAGAATTTTGCGGTCGTAGGCATCCAGTTTCATGGTTTGGCAGATCCTGATGGTTAACACGTCATAACGTGGCAGGTTATGCCAACCTTGTGGGTTTTAGAAGCGGACTACGCAAGCACCCACCCTGCCCTCTCGGCCTAGACTGCCCCTGCCAACTCGACAACGAATGGAGGGACACACGTGGCACAACTCTGGCTGTATTTCATGGCGCTGGCGGTGGTGTACCTGCTGCCCGGCCCAGACATGATTCTGCTGTTGCAGACCGGCGCCCGTCAGGGCAAAAGCGCCGCGCTGGCCACGGCGGTCGGACTGGGTGTTGCCCGAGCATGTCATGTGGCCTTGGCCGCGCTGGGGTTGGCGGCGCTGTTCAAGGCTGCGCCCTGGACCTTCGACGTGGTGCGCCTGACCGGGGCCGCGTACCTGCTGTGGATCGGCATCCATTGCCTGCGCAGCACTTTGTTGCCGAGCCTGGACGGGGCAGACACCACCAACGCTCATCCCCGTTGGCACGACGCCATCCGGCGCGGCTTACTGACCAACCTGCTCAACCCCAAAGCCTTGCTGTTCTGCTCGGTGTTACTGCCGCAATTCATCGATCCTCACGCCGGCTCGGTGCTTGCGCAGTTTGCGACCCTGGGCGTGCTCTTGGTCGGCACCGGCTTACTGTTCGACAGCGCCTACGCGCTGACGGGCGCCGCGCTGGGCCGTTGGCTGCAACGCAGCCCTTCGGCCCAACGAATGCAACAGTGGCTGTTCGGCAGCCTGTTGATCGGTTTCGCGCTGCGACTGACCTTTGTCCAACAGGCCTGAGCCTTACGGCGCGTGGCGGCGGCGGCGGCGACTGATCAACAGCCAGGCCGCCGCTGCCGCCATGCCCAGCCCCGCTAACAGCAACGGCCATTTATAGGGCCGCAGCGCCGAGCGAACCGGGTTCACTGCCTCGGTGATATACCGCTTGTTCGCGGCATCAAAGTCGGGAGACGCGCATTGATGACCGAAGTTCTCCGCCCAATCCACATACGGCCCTTGCTTCACGTAACGCTCATAGAAGGCGCTTTGCTCTTCTAGGCTTGAATCCCAACCCGCCGCCTGACACAACACCGCGGCAAAGGCTTGGCTGGAGTGAGGCAATAAATCTGCCGCCTGGCTGGCCAATTTAGTGGCCACATAACGATAGTGGTAGCGCTCATCCGGTTGCGCGAGGGTGGCTTGCCGACGTTGCACTTCACCTTCCGCCACCAGCGGGCCGACGTTCAGTTCTGGCGTCTGCAAACTGTAATTGCCGCCGAACGTGGCGAAGTCAGGTGCCATCTCATAACCGAGAAGCTCCATGCCCGAGTGGCGCGCCAGGGCCCCGGCATTGAACAACGCGGCGGCGCGGTTGGTCGGCCACCAGTCGGACTGTGCTTGCTGACGCAACTGCCCATAAGCCCGGGCTTTGTTTTGCAAATCGACGTTGTCGAAATAGGCCGGCGCC is a window of Pseudomonas sp. DC1.2 DNA encoding:
- a CDS encoding protease modulator HflK, with amino-acid sequence MNVVPRGTNEFSSPWIQAGRLAFLGLYAVTVLAALAWAFSNVRQIDPQNRAVVLHFGALDRIQNAGLLLAWPQPFEQVILLPSAERVIERRVENLLRSDVALQADRVATFATPLSDALAGSGYLLTGDAGVVQLDVRVFYKVTEPYAFVLQGEHVVPALDRLVTRSAVALTAARDLDTILVARPELIGADNQAAERRERLRGDLVQGINQRLADLKATGLGLGIEVARVDVQSSLPGPAVNAFNAVLTASQQADKAVANARTDAEKLTQTANQQADRALQVAHAQASERLAKASADTATVLSLATAQQQGTDPQMLLRLYRERIPKILRQAGSVTMVDPKDDSRLIIQGAAQ
- a CDS encoding protease modulator HflC yields the protein MSQSPTHEHDDHTGHDHGHGGHHHGHHHHGDPQIAGPFPWRRMGWAALLVAFAVAAASLVQVRSGEATVITRFGNPSRVLLAPGLSWRWPAPFEAAIPVDLRLRTTSSGLQDVGTRDGLRIIVQAYVAWQVQADPDNVQRFMRAVQNQPDEAARQIRTFVGSALETTASSFDLANLVNTDANQVHIADFEAQLRQQIDQQLLDTYGVRVLQVGIERLTLPSVTLTATVDRMRAERETIATERTAIGKREAAQIRSAAERDARIVQADATIKAADIEAQSRVEAAQIYGRAYAGSPQLYNLLRSLDTLGTLVTPDTKLILRTDAAPFRVLVDGPPSLDNKSGSQP
- a CDS encoding protease modulator HflK, which produces MQVDLDADETPIAGLPRFQQALFHGRRLRQFAIGLSALSAVGLVLAVFVALFAPQSLWGALLVNQSAALLVLVAGLQSAWWVTQWRVRALHPTVAVPEVVESERVEPVSGYERMLDRIGQRWVHLLAQIGAPTFWLAGWALLTLFSIMQVWNLSLNPVAQGLAASVGAVLSLLLAFGLLVLERQLAQENTSQWPEAAPLAQLTRVAIICLVLSALCLLFASETSVWPVRLAVLIGLLPGLVAAELLLRAALSLFSAPRETVEPTLLARSFVADVLRWPPQPLLALQHELHNRFGIDLRQIWAFTYMRRAFLPVLAAVALIGWSLTGVHEIPLQGRGIYERFGEPVAVFGPGLHVGLPWPLGRVLSVENGVVHELATSVGETSVPVLAEPAEGPAPAIANRLWDASHVNDKSQVIASSRADKQSFQIVNMDVRFVYRIGLSDRDALAATYSSADVPTLIRSTASRILVHDFASRTLDGLLGEDRVGLGEKIGKAVQADLKTLDSGVEILATVVEAIHPPAGAANAYHAVQAAQIGAQALIARERGAAAEATNQAQLQASVARDQATARAHEINAEAQAADLKFTAERKAYARAGQAFVLEQYLSQLTQGLASAKLLVLDHRLGGSSNAPTIDLRTFTLPADPAPLRKTAQPGAAN
- a CDS encoding Lrp/AsnC family transcriptional regulator: MKLDAYDRKILAALQRDGRLSNVQLADEIGLSASPCLRRVRMLEEAGVIRGYQANLDRDEVGLGLTVFVGVRVERHNDEQAEAFRRAVTSLPEVISAFLVSGESDFLLQVVVPDLRAYDRFLTGQLLKLPGVSDIRSNFAIHTVKAPGALPLEHLPL
- a CDS encoding LysE family translocator translates to MAQLWLYFMALAVVYLLPGPDMILLLQTGARQGKSAALATAVGLGVARACHVALAALGLAALFKAAPWTFDVVRLTGAAYLLWIGIHCLRSTLLPSLDGADTTNAHPRWHDAIRRGLLTNLLNPKALLFCSVLLPQFIDPHAGSVLAQFATLGVLLVGTGLLFDSAYALTGAALGRWLQRSPSAQRMQQWLFGSLLIGFALRLTFVQQA